The following coding sequences lie in one Rutidosis leptorrhynchoides isolate AG116_Rl617_1_P2 chromosome 6, CSIRO_AGI_Rlap_v1, whole genome shotgun sequence genomic window:
- the LOC139854373 gene encoding uncharacterized protein, whose protein sequence is MLAKSVKAEIIMGTRVGEKVFFPRMSLIHKEPTLPFILKRQQFPLKISYAMTINKSQGQSLNQIGVYLPKPLFGHGQLYVALSRATSSGGLKLVIKKHEDHGPNVTKNIVYTDFLSAITDFEAAPPARSTC, encoded by the coding sequence ATGTTAGCCAAGTCAGTGAAAGCCGAAATTATTATGGGCACCCGCGTCGGTGAGAAGGTCTTTTTCCCAAGAATGAGCCTTATCCACAAGGAACCAACGTTGCCGTTCATTCTGAAGAGACAACAATTCCCGTTAAAAATCTCATACGCGATGACTATAAACAAAAGCCAGGGTCAATCACTCAACCAAATTGGAGTTTATCTACCAAAACCTCTATTCGGTCACGGGCAGCTCTATGTTGCGCTGTCGAGAGCTACATCATCGGGCGGTTTGAAACTGGTAATTAAAAAACACGAAGACCACGGGCCTAACGTAACCAAAAATATTGTCTACACAGATTTTTTGTCCGCAATTACCGACTTCGAGGCAGCACCACCTGCCCGTTCCACCTGCTAA